A window of Cryptomeria japonica chromosome 3, Sugi_1.0, whole genome shotgun sequence contains these coding sequences:
- the LOC131065987 gene encoding heat stress transcription factor A-5, whose product MEGSSSGGSGPPPFLTKTFDMVDDAATDSIVSWSPGNNSFVVWNPAEFSRVLLPTYFKHNNFSSFIRQLNTYGFRKIDPERWEFANEDFSRGHRHLLKNIHRRKPVHSHSQQQQHLAESSGSGAYAEIRNHELEDEITNLKQEKQMLVMELVRLGNQQQGTEVRLQSLEERLQQMEKRQERLMAFLAKAMQNPRFMAHLAEKNGKSLDIATASKKRRLPKHDDIILHIRECDEDGQIIKHDDILHVGVCDGEDGQLIKYNPHMTDITKPGLMQIYNKDLTAELETSSDTLINFFHDVASDTLCEAKDCGSLSNHSPEVTIAEIQASHGFPDTPISLELTDIHRAALADQNSSFKLQELSCSSKLKEMVPLTGSVECITSDISCNLSLNPLSSPIEFNTTDDMEKVTGNFEDGSFARRNTDNRETNSEAIPMETRFPGHASKVMLEEKMANDKGHENIRDGTDNGMSSGSNKKRINDLFWERFLTEIPEAEDTEGADSESQGSVSKDEDDSPSEKGNLWRTNKNLDQLTLQMGQMTSVLKP is encoded by the exons ATGGAGGGGTCAAGTAGTGGTGGTAGTGGGCCTCCTCCTTTTCTGACGAAAACATTTGATATGGTGGATGATGCGGCGACGGATTCTATTGTGTCGTGGAGCCCTGGGAATAATAGTTTTGTGGTGTGGAATCCGGCTGAATTTTCTAGGGTTCTTCTTCCCACTTACTTCAAGCACAACAATTTTTCCAGTTTCATCAGGCAGCTCAATACATAT GGGTTTCGCAAAATTGATCCTGAGCGGTGGGAGTTTGCAAATGAAGATTTTTCGAGAGGTCATAGGCATTTGCTGAAAAACATTCACCGGCGCAAGCCTGTTCACAGCCACAGCCAACAGCAGCAGCATCTAGCAGAAAGTTCAGGTTCAGGGGCATATGCTGAGATCAGGAATCATGAATTGGAAGATGAAATTACAAATctcaaacaagaaaagcaaatgCTGGTGATGGAGTTAGTGAGGCTTGGGAATCAGCAGCAGGGCACCGAGGTTCGGCTACAGTCATTAGAGGAACGCTTGCAACAGATGGAAAAGCGACAAGAACGACTAATGGCATTCTTAGCTAAGGCTATGCAGAATCCTAGATTTATGGCACACCTTGCTGAGAAAAATGGGAAGAGTTTAGATATTGCTACAGCTAGTAAGAAAAGACGACTGCCCAAGCATGACGACATCATCTTGCACATTAGGGAGTGTGATGAGGATGGTCAAATAATAAAGCATGATGACATCTTGCACGTTGGGGTGTGTGATGGGGAGGATggccaattaataaaatataatccgCATATGACTGATATTACAAAGCCTGGGCTTATGCAAATTTACAACAAGGATTTGACTGCAGAGCTTGAGACATCATCAGACACATTAATAAATTTCTTCCATGATGTTGCAAGTGATACTCTTTGTGAAGCAAAGGATTGTGGAAGTCTCTCAAATCACTCGCCAGAAGTAACTATTGCAGAGATTCAGGCAAGTCATGGTTTCCCTGATACACCCATCTCTTTGGAGCTCACAGATATTCATAGAGCTGCTTTAGCAGACCAGAACTCCTCTTTTAAGTTACAAGAATTGTCTTGTTCGTCAAAGCTTAAAGAGATGGTACCATTGACAGGGTCAGTAGAATGCATTACTTCTGATATTTCATGTAACTTAAGTTTGAATCCTCTTTCTTCTCCAATTGAATTTAATACCACAGATGACATGGAAAAGGTCACTGGCAACTTTGAGGATGGAAGTTTTGCACGGCGTAACACAGATAACAGAGAGACAAATTCAGAAGCAATACCTATGGAGACAAGATTTCCAGGTCATGCATCAAAGGTCATGTTGGAAGAGAAGATGGCTAATGACAAAGGTCACGAGAATATCAGAGATGGTACAGATAATGGCATGAGCAGTGGGTCTAACAAGAAGAGAATCAATGATTTGTTTTGGGAACGTTTTCTTACTGAGATTCCAGAGGCAGAAGACACAGAAGGGGCTGATTCTGAGAGTCAGGGGAGTGTTAGTAAGGATGAAGATGACAGTCCATCTGAGAAAGGGAACTTGTGGAGAACGAATAAGAATCTGGACCAGCTAACACTGCAGATGGGGCAGATGACATCAGTTCTAAAACCTTGA